A portion of the Thunnus albacares chromosome 5, fThuAlb1.1, whole genome shotgun sequence genome contains these proteins:
- the slc35a2 gene encoding UDP-galactose translocator isoform X2, giving the protein MSGGLLEVWLLVTWMFDSVNRRLKYISLAVLVVQNASLILSIRYVRTLPGDRFFTTSAVVMAEILKVLTCLLIILLQKKFSVKETMSFLVDSIVFQYKDTLKLAVPSLIYTLQNNLQYIAISNLPAATFQVTYQLKILTTALFSVLMLRKSLSRVQWVSLLLLFGGVAIVQVQQEGNKEASVSDSSNQNYTVGLVAVVISCMSSGFAGVYFEKILKGSSASVWLRNVQLGVFGTVLGLLGMWWNDGAAIAERGFLFGYTGMVWCVIFNQAFGGLLVAVVVKYADNILKGFATSFSIIVSTVMSIYLFGFHVDLMFTAGAGLVIGAVYMYSLPKAASGSLSPSSSSSSSAAAAPGTDRGAEMEAFLPKAQGGVASPPSAVHITD; this is encoded by the exons ATGAGTGGGGGACTGTTAGAGGTTTGGCTGCTGGTGACGTGGATGTTTGACTCAG TGAACAGGAGGTTGAAGTACATCAGTCTGGCCGTGCTCGTGGTCCAGAATGCGTCGCTCATCCTCAGCATCCGATACGTCCGCACGTTGCCAGGCGACCGCTTCTTCACCACGTCGGCCGTCGTCATGGCGGAGATCCTGAAGGTCCTGACGTGCCTGCTCATCATCCTGCTGCAGAAGAAAT tcagcGTGAAGGAGACGATGTCCTTCCTGGTCGACTCCATCGTGTTTCAGTACAAAGACACTCTGAAACTGGCCGTTCCTTCTCTCATCTACACGCTGCAGAACAACCTGCAGTACATCGCCATCTCCAACCTGCCGGCCGCCACCTTCCAG gtgacGTACCAGCTGAAGATTCTCACCACGGCTCTGTTCAGCGTGTTGATGTTGAGAAAGTCTCTGTCCAGAGTTCAGTGggtttcactgctgctgctgttcggAGGCGTGGCCATCGTTCAG gTGCAGCAGGAGGGGAACAAGGAGGCGTCGGTGTCAGACAGCTCCAATCAGAACTACACGGTGGGCCTGGTTGCCGTGGTGATCAGCTGCATGTCGTCGGGATTCGCCGGCGTTTACTTTGAGAAGATCCTGAAGGGGAGCTCCGCCTCCGTCTGGTTGCGGAACGTGCAGCTGGGCGTCTTCGGCACGGTGCTCGGCCTGCTGGGAATGTGGTGGAACGACGGCGCCGCCATCGCCGAGCGCGGCTTCCTGTTCGGCTACACCGGCATGGTGTGGTGCGTCATCTTCAACCAGGCGTTCGGCGGGCTGCTGGTCGCCGTGGTGGTGAAATACGCCGACAACATCCTGAAGGGCTTCGCCACCTCCTTCTCCATCATCGTCTCCACGGTGATGTCCATCTACCTGTTCGGTTTCCACGTGGACCTGATGTTCACGGCGGGGGCGGGACTCGTCATCGGCGCCGTCTACATGTACAGCCTTCCCAAAGCGGCCAGCGGCTCTTTGTCCCCGAgctcctcctcgtcttcctcgGCGGCGGCGGCGCCGGGCACGGACAGAGGCGCCGAGATGGAGGCGTTTCTGCCAAA AGCTCAGGGAGGCGTCGCGTCTCCTCCCTCTGCCGTCCACATCACAGACTAA
- the slc35a2 gene encoding UDP-galactose translocator isoform X1 yields the protein MAVGKHSQAAEEKTTTRGQSDVNRRLKYISLAVLVVQNASLILSIRYVRTLPGDRFFTTSAVVMAEILKVLTCLLIILLQKKFSVKETMSFLVDSIVFQYKDTLKLAVPSLIYTLQNNLQYIAISNLPAATFQVTYQLKILTTALFSVLMLRKSLSRVQWVSLLLLFGGVAIVQVQQEGNKEASVSDSSNQNYTVGLVAVVISCMSSGFAGVYFEKILKGSSASVWLRNVQLGVFGTVLGLLGMWWNDGAAIAERGFLFGYTGMVWCVIFNQAFGGLLVAVVVKYADNILKGFATSFSIIVSTVMSIYLFGFHVDLMFTAGAGLVIGAVYMYSLPKAASGSLSPSSSSSSSAAAAPGTDRGAEMEAFLPKAQGGVASPPSAVHITD from the exons ATGGCCGTTGGGAAGCACAGccaggcggcggaggagaagaCGACGACTCGGGGTCAGAGTGACG TGAACAGGAGGTTGAAGTACATCAGTCTGGCCGTGCTCGTGGTCCAGAATGCGTCGCTCATCCTCAGCATCCGATACGTCCGCACGTTGCCAGGCGACCGCTTCTTCACCACGTCGGCCGTCGTCATGGCGGAGATCCTGAAGGTCCTGACGTGCCTGCTCATCATCCTGCTGCAGAAGAAAT tcagcGTGAAGGAGACGATGTCCTTCCTGGTCGACTCCATCGTGTTTCAGTACAAAGACACTCTGAAACTGGCCGTTCCTTCTCTCATCTACACGCTGCAGAACAACCTGCAGTACATCGCCATCTCCAACCTGCCGGCCGCCACCTTCCAG gtgacGTACCAGCTGAAGATTCTCACCACGGCTCTGTTCAGCGTGTTGATGTTGAGAAAGTCTCTGTCCAGAGTTCAGTGggtttcactgctgctgctgttcggAGGCGTGGCCATCGTTCAG gTGCAGCAGGAGGGGAACAAGGAGGCGTCGGTGTCAGACAGCTCCAATCAGAACTACACGGTGGGCCTGGTTGCCGTGGTGATCAGCTGCATGTCGTCGGGATTCGCCGGCGTTTACTTTGAGAAGATCCTGAAGGGGAGCTCCGCCTCCGTCTGGTTGCGGAACGTGCAGCTGGGCGTCTTCGGCACGGTGCTCGGCCTGCTGGGAATGTGGTGGAACGACGGCGCCGCCATCGCCGAGCGCGGCTTCCTGTTCGGCTACACCGGCATGGTGTGGTGCGTCATCTTCAACCAGGCGTTCGGCGGGCTGCTGGTCGCCGTGGTGGTGAAATACGCCGACAACATCCTGAAGGGCTTCGCCACCTCCTTCTCCATCATCGTCTCCACGGTGATGTCCATCTACCTGTTCGGTTTCCACGTGGACCTGATGTTCACGGCGGGGGCGGGACTCGTCATCGGCGCCGTCTACATGTACAGCCTTCCCAAAGCGGCCAGCGGCTCTTTGTCCCCGAgctcctcctcgtcttcctcgGCGGCGGCGGCGCCGGGCACGGACAGAGGCGCCGAGATGGAGGCGTTTCTGCCAAA AGCTCAGGGAGGCGTCGCGTCTCCTCCCTCTGCCGTCCACATCACAGACTAA
- the pim2 gene encoding serine/threonine-protein kinase pim-2 — protein MLDKRTVEFHLEEEVRGKNVKEPFCSQYHCGSLLGSGGFGSVFSGQRLSDGLQVAIKQISSDRVQQWARLPGEVSPVPMEIALLQRLSEVGSHSGVVRMLDWFEVEGRGFLLVLERPPQCQDLFDFITERGALPEQLALRFFRQIVEALLFVHAHGVVHRDIKDENIVVDTRTLEVKIIDFGSGAPLKESPYSEFEGTRVYSPPEWIQSQSYKAVSLTVWSLGVLLFDMVCGDIPFERDQEIIGATPIFTRRVSKECQSLIRWCLSYRPEERPTLEEILSHPWMERGEVEEEGGDLQEDHSSLPSQSL, from the exons atgttggaCAAGAGGACTGTGGAGTTTCATCTGGAGGAGGAAGTCAGAGGGAAAAACG TGAAGGAACCGTTCTGCAGTCAGTATCACTGTGGTTCTCTGCTCGGCAGCGGCGGCTTCGGCTCAGTGTTTTCAGGCCAGCGGCTCTCTGATGGACTGCAG GTTGCCATTAAGCAGATTTCCAGTGACAGAGTCCAGCAGTGGGCCAGACTG CCCGGCGAGGTCAGTCCCGTTCCCATGGAGATCGCCCTGCTGCAGCGGCTGTCTGAGGTCGGGAGTCACAGCGGGGTCGTCCGCATGCTGGACTGGTTCGAGGTGGAGGGGCGGGGCTTCCTGTTGGTGCTGGAGCGCCCGCCGCAGTGCCAGGATCTGTTCGACTTCATCACCGAGAGAGGAGCGCTTCCCGAACAGCTCGCGCTCAG GTTTTTCCGTCAGATCGTGGAGGCGCTGCTGTTCGTGCACGCTCACGGTGTCGTGCACAGAGACATCAAAGACGAGAACATCGTGGTCGACACGAGGACGCTCGAGGTCAAGATCATCGACTTCGGATCGGGAGCTCCTCTCAAAGAGTCGCCGTACAGCGAGTTCGAAG GTACTCGGGTCTACAGTCCTCCGGAGTGGATCCAGTCTCAGTCTTATAAGGCCGTCTCTCTCACCGTCTGGTCTCTGGGCGTCTTGCTCTTCGACATGGTGTGCGGCGACATCCCGTTCGAGCGCGACCAGGAGATCATCGGGGCCACGCCCATTTTCACCAGACGAGTCTCTAAAG aaTGCCAGTCTCTGATTCGCTGGTGTCTGTCTTACCGTCCTGAGGAGCGTCCGACTCTGGAGGAGATCCTGTCTCACCCCTggatggagagaggggaggtggaggaggagggaggagaccTGCAGGAGGACCACAGCTCTCTGCCCAGCCAGTCCCTCTAG
- the slc35a2 gene encoding UDP-galactose translocator isoform X3 translates to MAVGKHSQAAEEKTTTRGQSDVNRRLKYISLAVLVVQNASLILSIRYVRTLPGDRFFTTSAVVMAEILKVLTCLLIILLQKKFSVKETMSFLVDSIVFQYKDTLKLAVPSLIYTLQNNLQYIAISNLPAATFQVTYQLKILTTALFSVLMLRKSLSRVQWVSLLLLFGGVAIVQVQQEGNKEASVSDSSNQNYTVGLVAVVISCMSSGFAGVYFEKILKGSSASVWLRNVQLGVFGTVLGLLGMWWNDGAAIAERGFLFGYTGMVWCVIFNQAFGGLLVAVVVKYADNILKGFATSFSIIVSTVMSIYLFGFHVDLMFTAGAGLVIGAVYMYSLPKAASGSLSPSSSSSSSAAAAPGTDRGAEMEAFLPKCDGKEKGS, encoded by the exons ATGGCCGTTGGGAAGCACAGccaggcggcggaggagaagaCGACGACTCGGGGTCAGAGTGACG TGAACAGGAGGTTGAAGTACATCAGTCTGGCCGTGCTCGTGGTCCAGAATGCGTCGCTCATCCTCAGCATCCGATACGTCCGCACGTTGCCAGGCGACCGCTTCTTCACCACGTCGGCCGTCGTCATGGCGGAGATCCTGAAGGTCCTGACGTGCCTGCTCATCATCCTGCTGCAGAAGAAAT tcagcGTGAAGGAGACGATGTCCTTCCTGGTCGACTCCATCGTGTTTCAGTACAAAGACACTCTGAAACTGGCCGTTCCTTCTCTCATCTACACGCTGCAGAACAACCTGCAGTACATCGCCATCTCCAACCTGCCGGCCGCCACCTTCCAG gtgacGTACCAGCTGAAGATTCTCACCACGGCTCTGTTCAGCGTGTTGATGTTGAGAAAGTCTCTGTCCAGAGTTCAGTGggtttcactgctgctgctgttcggAGGCGTGGCCATCGTTCAG gTGCAGCAGGAGGGGAACAAGGAGGCGTCGGTGTCAGACAGCTCCAATCAGAACTACACGGTGGGCCTGGTTGCCGTGGTGATCAGCTGCATGTCGTCGGGATTCGCCGGCGTTTACTTTGAGAAGATCCTGAAGGGGAGCTCCGCCTCCGTCTGGTTGCGGAACGTGCAGCTGGGCGTCTTCGGCACGGTGCTCGGCCTGCTGGGAATGTGGTGGAACGACGGCGCCGCCATCGCCGAGCGCGGCTTCCTGTTCGGCTACACCGGCATGGTGTGGTGCGTCATCTTCAACCAGGCGTTCGGCGGGCTGCTGGTCGCCGTGGTGGTGAAATACGCCGACAACATCCTGAAGGGCTTCGCCACCTCCTTCTCCATCATCGTCTCCACGGTGATGTCCATCTACCTGTTCGGTTTCCACGTGGACCTGATGTTCACGGCGGGGGCGGGACTCGTCATCGGCGCCGTCTACATGTACAGCCTTCCCAAAGCGGCCAGCGGCTCTTTGTCCCCGAgctcctcctcgtcttcctcgGCGGCGGCGGCGCCGGGCACGGACAGAGGCGCCGAGATGGAGGCGTTTCTGCCAAA